In one Brassica oleracea var. oleracea cultivar TO1000 chromosome C9, BOL, whole genome shotgun sequence genomic region, the following are encoded:
- the LOC106318375 gene encoding uncharacterized protein LOC106318375 isoform X3: MTSASATCTPTSLQLRLALSSRVRRKPHSVYLLPSRFASKPGLVIVCVSQRTGSDSSKPPADGLAGWDDSGNDVKSSRAKKKSFIQDGNSILSAGVKQESVLLSSHDTPSDEGKVANSEETNLKEDKSLESDGIGQQGDEASGEDKILGTEDSSFDGTDATENISSQSDPETPESEKIIYESRSLVDSSSEVIDSQSSNLAGADNPTSEDPDSLPNTEATSVSDLEIQANGQKIDTVAVVVSVFSQSDSTSDPHTVPLDDMGTAFPTVTEDLSEVNGTPEYLAAESISSVSDIDTAKERKSLETPWPESTYWSKNERDMNIQEEFGDSKPPWETPNGGSAFSSAGIPAPSISFQVNPGKVLVTAAADQAQCQAFAALQILKVIETDTQPSDLCTRREYARWLVSASSALSRNTTSKVYPAMYIENVTELAFDDITPGDPDFPSIQGLAEAGLITSKLSNRDLLKDVEGPFLFSPDSLLSRQDLIRWKMALEKRQLPEADKKMLYKLSGFIDIDKINLDAWPAIIADLSSGEQGIASLAFGFTRFFQPHKPVTKAQAAIALSNGEASDIVSEELVRIEAESAAEKAVSAHDALVAEVEKDINASFEKELYIEREKIEVIERMAEQVKVELDQLREKREEENLALVKERAAVESEMEVLSWLRREAEEKLEALMRNKAEISFEKEKVSSLRKDVEEESQRITKLQYELEVERKALSMARSWAEEEGKRAREQARALEEARKRWETNGLRVIVDKDLQEDVEQSVLLNTVEPSSVYSTEERPQTLIGKLKEMAYTVGGKSREVIFIVMEKIRLWIMVLKEYVESLGKRVGEMREAAIVSAKGAVKEVEKGTAQVGDKVKRMAEECRDGVGKISQRFKT, encoded by the exons ATGACCTCCGCGTCCGCCACGTGTACGCCTACGTCCCTCCAGCTCCGTCTCGCTCTGAGCTCCCGCGTTCGTCGGAAACCTCACTCCGTCTACTTACTCCCGTCTCGGTTCGCTAGCAAACCCGGTTTAGTAATCGTCTGCGTTTCGCAGAGGACCGGATCGGATTCGTCAAAACCGCCAGCCGATGGTTTGGCTGGGTGGGACGATTCCGGGAACGACGTCAAGTCTTCCAGAGCTAAGAAGAAGAGTTTCATCCAAG ACGGCAATTCAATTTTGAGCGCTGGAGTGAAACAGGAAAGTGTGCTTCTGTCATCACATGACACGCCTAGTGATGAAGGCAAGGTAGCTAATAGCGAGGAAACAAATCTTAAGGAGGATAAGAGTCTAGAAAGTGATGGTATAGGCCAGCAAGGTGATGAAGCGTCCGGTGAAGATAAGATACTTGGTACTGAGGATTCGTCATTTGATGGAACAGATGCCACTGAAAATATCAGTTCCCAATCTGATCCTGAGACACCAGAAAGTGAGAAAATAATTTATGAATCCAGGTCTTTGGTAGACTCATCCTCTGAGGTTATAGATTCACAAAGTAGTAATCTTGCTGGTGCGGACAATCCAACTTCTGAAGATCCGGATAGCCTTCCCAACACTGAAGCAACCAGTGTGTCTGATTTAGAAATTCAAGCCAACGGTCAGAAAATAGACACTGTGGCTGTTGTCGTTTCTGTTTTTTCACAATCAGATTCGACTTCAGATCCTCACACTGTGCCACTAGATGACATGGGGACAGCATTCCCGACTGTGACTGAGGATCTTTCTGAAGTAAACGGAACACCTGAATACTTGGCTGCGGAAAGTATTTCATCAGTCTCGGACATAGATACAGCCAAAGAAAGGAAATCTCTAGAAACTCCGTGGCCAGAATCAACATACTGGTCAAAAAATGAAAGAGACATGAATATTCAAGAAGAGTTTGGCGACAGCAAACCGCCTTGGGAGACTCCCAATGGTGGAAGCGCATTTTCTTCAGCAGGAATTCCTGCACCTTCTATATCTTTTCAAGTAAACCCTGGAAAAGTTCTTGTCACCGCAGCTGCGGATCAGGCCCAATGTCAAGCATTTGCAGCTCTGCAAATTTTGAAG GTCATTGAGACAGACACTCAACCTAGCGATCTATGTACTCGTAGAGAATATGCTAGGTGGCTGGTTTCTGCCAGCAGCGCATTATCCAG AAACACGACTTCAAAAGTGTATCCTGCTATGTATATAGAGAATGTCACTGAGCTTGCTTTCGATGATATTACTCCTGGAGACCCTGATTTTCCATCCATTCAAG GGTTGGCAGAAGCAGGACTTATCACAAGCAAGCTTTCTAACCGCGATCTGCTTAAGGATGTTGAAGGCCCCTTCTTGTTTTCCCCTGATAG CCTTCTTTCACGCCAGGATCTAATACGCTGGAAAATGGCCTTGGAGAAACGACAGCTTCCAGAAGCTGACAAAAAG ATGCTGTATAAACTCTCGGGTTTCATTGACATCGATAAGATAAACCTAGATGCATGGCCTGCCATCATCGCAGATTTATCTTCTGGGGAACAAGGAATCGCTTCCCTTGCATTTG GTTTTACAAGATTTTTTCAGCCTCACAAACCCGTCACTAAAGCTCAAGCTGCCATTGCTCTTTCAAACGGTGAGGCTTCTGACATAGTCAGTGAGGAACTGGTACGCATCGAAGCAGAATCAGCGGCTGAAAAGGCCGTGTCTGCACACGACGCCCTAGTTGCAGAGGTCGAAAAGGATATCAACGCCAGCTTCGAGAAAGAGCTTTACATAGAACGAGAAAAAATAGAAGTGATCGAGAGAATGGCGGAACAGGTTAAAGTGGAGTTGGACCAGCTGAGGGAAAAGAGAGAGGAAGAGAATCTGGCGTTGGTGAAAGAACGAGCTGCGGTTGAGTCAGAAATGGAGGTGCTCTCATGGTTAAGACGTGAAGCTGAAGAGAAGCTGGAGGCTTTGATGAGAAACAAGGCGGAGATATCTTTTGAGAAGGAGAAGGTTTCAAGTCTTCGAAAAGACGTTGAAGAAGAGAGCCAGCGGATTACTAAGTTGCAGTATGAACTAGAAGTTGAGCGTAAAGCCCTGTCCATGGCCAG ATCATGGGCCGAGGAGGAAGGAAAGAGAGCTAGAGAACAAGCCAGGGCGTTAGAAGAGGCTAGAAAGCGATGGGAAACGAATGGACTAAGAGTTATTGTTGACAAAGATCTTCAAGAGGATGTAGAACAAAGCGTATTGCTTAACACGGTAGAGCCATCCTCGGTTTATTCAACCGAGGAGAGGCCCCAAACACTTATCGGTAAGCTGAAGGAGATGGCATACACTGTGGGAGGAAAATCCCGGGAAGTGATCTTCATTGTGATGGAGAAAATACGTTTATGGATTATGGTTTTGAAGGAATACGTAGAGAGTTTAGGGAAACGAGTGGGAGAGATGAGAGAGGCAGCCATTGTTAGTGCAAAAGGAGCAGTGAAGGAGGTTGAGAAAGGAACAGCTCAGGTAGGTGATAAGGTGAAGAGAATGGCTGAGGAGTGTAGAGATGGAGTTGGCAAGATCTCTCAGAGGTTCAAGACCTGA
- the LOC106318375 gene encoding uncharacterized protein LOC106318375 isoform X1 produces the protein MTSASATCTPTSLQLRLALSSRVRRKPHSVYLLPSRFASKPGLVIVCVSQRTGSDSSKPPADGLAGWDDSGNDVKSSRAKKKSFIQGVVGVGVAGIVLVAGLSYAVASFNKRSNPSKYGNSILSAGVKQESVLLSSHDTPSDEGKVANSEETNLKEDKSLESDGIGQQGDEASGEDKILGTEDSSFDGTDATENISSQSDPETPESEKIIYESRSLVDSSSEVIDSQSSNLAGADNPTSEDPDSLPNTEATSVSDLEIQANGQKIDTVAVVVSVFSQSDSTSDPHTVPLDDMGTAFPTVTEDLSEVNGTPEYLAAESISSVSDIDTAKERKSLETPWPESTYWSKNERDMNIQEEFGDSKPPWETPNGGSAFSSAGIPAPSISFQVNPGKVLVTAAADQAQCQAFAALQILKVIETDTQPSDLCTRREYARWLVSASSALSRNTTSKVYPAMYIENVTELAFDDITPGDPDFPSIQGLAEAGLITSKLSNRDLLKDVEGPFLFSPDSLLSRQDLIRWKMALEKRQLPEADKKMLYKLSGFIDIDKINLDAWPAIIADLSSGEQGIASLAFGFTRFFQPHKPVTKAQAAIALSNGEASDIVSEELVRIEAESAAEKAVSAHDALVAEVEKDINASFEKELYIEREKIEVIERMAEQVKVELDQLREKREEENLALVKERAAVESEMEVLSWLRREAEEKLEALMRNKAEISFEKEKVSSLRKDVEEESQRITKLQYELEVERKALSMARSWAEEEGKRAREQARALEEARKRWETNGLRVIVDKDLQEDVEQSVLLNTVEPSSVYSTEERPQTLIGKLKEMAYTVGGKSREVIFIVMEKIRLWIMVLKEYVESLGKRVGEMREAAIVSAKGAVKEVEKGTAQVGDKVKRMAEECRDGVGKISQRFKT, from the exons ATGACCTCCGCGTCCGCCACGTGTACGCCTACGTCCCTCCAGCTCCGTCTCGCTCTGAGCTCCCGCGTTCGTCGGAAACCTCACTCCGTCTACTTACTCCCGTCTCGGTTCGCTAGCAAACCCGGTTTAGTAATCGTCTGCGTTTCGCAGAGGACCGGATCGGATTCGTCAAAACCGCCAGCCGATGGTTTGGCTGGGTGGGACGATTCCGGGAACGACGTCAAGTCTTCCAGAGCTAAGAAGAAGAGTTTCATCCAAG GTGTAGTGGGGGTTGGAGTCGCTGGAATCGTTTTGGTTGCTGGGCTAAGCTATGCAGTTGCGTCTTTTAACAAGCGTAGTAATCCCAGTAAGT ACGGCAATTCAATTTTGAGCGCTGGAGTGAAACAGGAAAGTGTGCTTCTGTCATCACATGACACGCCTAGTGATGAAGGCAAGGTAGCTAATAGCGAGGAAACAAATCTTAAGGAGGATAAGAGTCTAGAAAGTGATGGTATAGGCCAGCAAGGTGATGAAGCGTCCGGTGAAGATAAGATACTTGGTACTGAGGATTCGTCATTTGATGGAACAGATGCCACTGAAAATATCAGTTCCCAATCTGATCCTGAGACACCAGAAAGTGAGAAAATAATTTATGAATCCAGGTCTTTGGTAGACTCATCCTCTGAGGTTATAGATTCACAAAGTAGTAATCTTGCTGGTGCGGACAATCCAACTTCTGAAGATCCGGATAGCCTTCCCAACACTGAAGCAACCAGTGTGTCTGATTTAGAAATTCAAGCCAACGGTCAGAAAATAGACACTGTGGCTGTTGTCGTTTCTGTTTTTTCACAATCAGATTCGACTTCAGATCCTCACACTGTGCCACTAGATGACATGGGGACAGCATTCCCGACTGTGACTGAGGATCTTTCTGAAGTAAACGGAACACCTGAATACTTGGCTGCGGAAAGTATTTCATCAGTCTCGGACATAGATACAGCCAAAGAAAGGAAATCTCTAGAAACTCCGTGGCCAGAATCAACATACTGGTCAAAAAATGAAAGAGACATGAATATTCAAGAAGAGTTTGGCGACAGCAAACCGCCTTGGGAGACTCCCAATGGTGGAAGCGCATTTTCTTCAGCAGGAATTCCTGCACCTTCTATATCTTTTCAAGTAAACCCTGGAAAAGTTCTTGTCACCGCAGCTGCGGATCAGGCCCAATGTCAAGCATTTGCAGCTCTGCAAATTTTGAAG GTCATTGAGACAGACACTCAACCTAGCGATCTATGTACTCGTAGAGAATATGCTAGGTGGCTGGTTTCTGCCAGCAGCGCATTATCCAG AAACACGACTTCAAAAGTGTATCCTGCTATGTATATAGAGAATGTCACTGAGCTTGCTTTCGATGATATTACTCCTGGAGACCCTGATTTTCCATCCATTCAAG GGTTGGCAGAAGCAGGACTTATCACAAGCAAGCTTTCTAACCGCGATCTGCTTAAGGATGTTGAAGGCCCCTTCTTGTTTTCCCCTGATAG CCTTCTTTCACGCCAGGATCTAATACGCTGGAAAATGGCCTTGGAGAAACGACAGCTTCCAGAAGCTGACAAAAAG ATGCTGTATAAACTCTCGGGTTTCATTGACATCGATAAGATAAACCTAGATGCATGGCCTGCCATCATCGCAGATTTATCTTCTGGGGAACAAGGAATCGCTTCCCTTGCATTTG GTTTTACAAGATTTTTTCAGCCTCACAAACCCGTCACTAAAGCTCAAGCTGCCATTGCTCTTTCAAACGGTGAGGCTTCTGACATAGTCAGTGAGGAACTGGTACGCATCGAAGCAGAATCAGCGGCTGAAAAGGCCGTGTCTGCACACGACGCCCTAGTTGCAGAGGTCGAAAAGGATATCAACGCCAGCTTCGAGAAAGAGCTTTACATAGAACGAGAAAAAATAGAAGTGATCGAGAGAATGGCGGAACAGGTTAAAGTGGAGTTGGACCAGCTGAGGGAAAAGAGAGAGGAAGAGAATCTGGCGTTGGTGAAAGAACGAGCTGCGGTTGAGTCAGAAATGGAGGTGCTCTCATGGTTAAGACGTGAAGCTGAAGAGAAGCTGGAGGCTTTGATGAGAAACAAGGCGGAGATATCTTTTGAGAAGGAGAAGGTTTCAAGTCTTCGAAAAGACGTTGAAGAAGAGAGCCAGCGGATTACTAAGTTGCAGTATGAACTAGAAGTTGAGCGTAAAGCCCTGTCCATGGCCAG ATCATGGGCCGAGGAGGAAGGAAAGAGAGCTAGAGAACAAGCCAGGGCGTTAGAAGAGGCTAGAAAGCGATGGGAAACGAATGGACTAAGAGTTATTGTTGACAAAGATCTTCAAGAGGATGTAGAACAAAGCGTATTGCTTAACACGGTAGAGCCATCCTCGGTTTATTCAACCGAGGAGAGGCCCCAAACACTTATCGGTAAGCTGAAGGAGATGGCATACACTGTGGGAGGAAAATCCCGGGAAGTGATCTTCATTGTGATGGAGAAAATACGTTTATGGATTATGGTTTTGAAGGAATACGTAGAGAGTTTAGGGAAACGAGTGGGAGAGATGAGAGAGGCAGCCATTGTTAGTGCAAAAGGAGCAGTGAAGGAGGTTGAGAAAGGAACAGCTCAGGTAGGTGATAAGGTGAAGAGAATGGCTGAGGAGTGTAGAGATGGAGTTGGCAAGATCTCTCAGAGGTTCAAGACCTGA
- the LOC106318375 gene encoding uncharacterized protein LOC106318375 isoform X2: MTSASATCTPTSLQLRLALSSRVRRKPHSVYLLPSRFASKPGLVIVCVSQRTGSDSSKPPADGLAGWDDSGNDVKSSRAKKKSFIQGVVGVGVAGIVLVAGLSYAVASFNKRSNPNGNSILSAGVKQESVLLSSHDTPSDEGKVANSEETNLKEDKSLESDGIGQQGDEASGEDKILGTEDSSFDGTDATENISSQSDPETPESEKIIYESRSLVDSSSEVIDSQSSNLAGADNPTSEDPDSLPNTEATSVSDLEIQANGQKIDTVAVVVSVFSQSDSTSDPHTVPLDDMGTAFPTVTEDLSEVNGTPEYLAAESISSVSDIDTAKERKSLETPWPESTYWSKNERDMNIQEEFGDSKPPWETPNGGSAFSSAGIPAPSISFQVNPGKVLVTAAADQAQCQAFAALQILKVIETDTQPSDLCTRREYARWLVSASSALSRNTTSKVYPAMYIENVTELAFDDITPGDPDFPSIQGLAEAGLITSKLSNRDLLKDVEGPFLFSPDSLLSRQDLIRWKMALEKRQLPEADKKMLYKLSGFIDIDKINLDAWPAIIADLSSGEQGIASLAFGFTRFFQPHKPVTKAQAAIALSNGEASDIVSEELVRIEAESAAEKAVSAHDALVAEVEKDINASFEKELYIEREKIEVIERMAEQVKVELDQLREKREEENLALVKERAAVESEMEVLSWLRREAEEKLEALMRNKAEISFEKEKVSSLRKDVEEESQRITKLQYELEVERKALSMARSWAEEEGKRAREQARALEEARKRWETNGLRVIVDKDLQEDVEQSVLLNTVEPSSVYSTEERPQTLIGKLKEMAYTVGGKSREVIFIVMEKIRLWIMVLKEYVESLGKRVGEMREAAIVSAKGAVKEVEKGTAQVGDKVKRMAEECRDGVGKISQRFKT; this comes from the exons ATGACCTCCGCGTCCGCCACGTGTACGCCTACGTCCCTCCAGCTCCGTCTCGCTCTGAGCTCCCGCGTTCGTCGGAAACCTCACTCCGTCTACTTACTCCCGTCTCGGTTCGCTAGCAAACCCGGTTTAGTAATCGTCTGCGTTTCGCAGAGGACCGGATCGGATTCGTCAAAACCGCCAGCCGATGGTTTGGCTGGGTGGGACGATTCCGGGAACGACGTCAAGTCTTCCAGAGCTAAGAAGAAGAGTTTCATCCAAG GTGTAGTGGGGGTTGGAGTCGCTGGAATCGTTTTGGTTGCTGGGCTAAGCTATGCAGTTGCGTCTTTTAACAAGCGTAGTAATCCCA ACGGCAATTCAATTTTGAGCGCTGGAGTGAAACAGGAAAGTGTGCTTCTGTCATCACATGACACGCCTAGTGATGAAGGCAAGGTAGCTAATAGCGAGGAAACAAATCTTAAGGAGGATAAGAGTCTAGAAAGTGATGGTATAGGCCAGCAAGGTGATGAAGCGTCCGGTGAAGATAAGATACTTGGTACTGAGGATTCGTCATTTGATGGAACAGATGCCACTGAAAATATCAGTTCCCAATCTGATCCTGAGACACCAGAAAGTGAGAAAATAATTTATGAATCCAGGTCTTTGGTAGACTCATCCTCTGAGGTTATAGATTCACAAAGTAGTAATCTTGCTGGTGCGGACAATCCAACTTCTGAAGATCCGGATAGCCTTCCCAACACTGAAGCAACCAGTGTGTCTGATTTAGAAATTCAAGCCAACGGTCAGAAAATAGACACTGTGGCTGTTGTCGTTTCTGTTTTTTCACAATCAGATTCGACTTCAGATCCTCACACTGTGCCACTAGATGACATGGGGACAGCATTCCCGACTGTGACTGAGGATCTTTCTGAAGTAAACGGAACACCTGAATACTTGGCTGCGGAAAGTATTTCATCAGTCTCGGACATAGATACAGCCAAAGAAAGGAAATCTCTAGAAACTCCGTGGCCAGAATCAACATACTGGTCAAAAAATGAAAGAGACATGAATATTCAAGAAGAGTTTGGCGACAGCAAACCGCCTTGGGAGACTCCCAATGGTGGAAGCGCATTTTCTTCAGCAGGAATTCCTGCACCTTCTATATCTTTTCAAGTAAACCCTGGAAAAGTTCTTGTCACCGCAGCTGCGGATCAGGCCCAATGTCAAGCATTTGCAGCTCTGCAAATTTTGAAG GTCATTGAGACAGACACTCAACCTAGCGATCTATGTACTCGTAGAGAATATGCTAGGTGGCTGGTTTCTGCCAGCAGCGCATTATCCAG AAACACGACTTCAAAAGTGTATCCTGCTATGTATATAGAGAATGTCACTGAGCTTGCTTTCGATGATATTACTCCTGGAGACCCTGATTTTCCATCCATTCAAG GGTTGGCAGAAGCAGGACTTATCACAAGCAAGCTTTCTAACCGCGATCTGCTTAAGGATGTTGAAGGCCCCTTCTTGTTTTCCCCTGATAG CCTTCTTTCACGCCAGGATCTAATACGCTGGAAAATGGCCTTGGAGAAACGACAGCTTCCAGAAGCTGACAAAAAG ATGCTGTATAAACTCTCGGGTTTCATTGACATCGATAAGATAAACCTAGATGCATGGCCTGCCATCATCGCAGATTTATCTTCTGGGGAACAAGGAATCGCTTCCCTTGCATTTG GTTTTACAAGATTTTTTCAGCCTCACAAACCCGTCACTAAAGCTCAAGCTGCCATTGCTCTTTCAAACGGTGAGGCTTCTGACATAGTCAGTGAGGAACTGGTACGCATCGAAGCAGAATCAGCGGCTGAAAAGGCCGTGTCTGCACACGACGCCCTAGTTGCAGAGGTCGAAAAGGATATCAACGCCAGCTTCGAGAAAGAGCTTTACATAGAACGAGAAAAAATAGAAGTGATCGAGAGAATGGCGGAACAGGTTAAAGTGGAGTTGGACCAGCTGAGGGAAAAGAGAGAGGAAGAGAATCTGGCGTTGGTGAAAGAACGAGCTGCGGTTGAGTCAGAAATGGAGGTGCTCTCATGGTTAAGACGTGAAGCTGAAGAGAAGCTGGAGGCTTTGATGAGAAACAAGGCGGAGATATCTTTTGAGAAGGAGAAGGTTTCAAGTCTTCGAAAAGACGTTGAAGAAGAGAGCCAGCGGATTACTAAGTTGCAGTATGAACTAGAAGTTGAGCGTAAAGCCCTGTCCATGGCCAG ATCATGGGCCGAGGAGGAAGGAAAGAGAGCTAGAGAACAAGCCAGGGCGTTAGAAGAGGCTAGAAAGCGATGGGAAACGAATGGACTAAGAGTTATTGTTGACAAAGATCTTCAAGAGGATGTAGAACAAAGCGTATTGCTTAACACGGTAGAGCCATCCTCGGTTTATTCAACCGAGGAGAGGCCCCAAACACTTATCGGTAAGCTGAAGGAGATGGCATACACTGTGGGAGGAAAATCCCGGGAAGTGATCTTCATTGTGATGGAGAAAATACGTTTATGGATTATGGTTTTGAAGGAATACGTAGAGAGTTTAGGGAAACGAGTGGGAGAGATGAGAGAGGCAGCCATTGTTAGTGCAAAAGGAGCAGTGAAGGAGGTTGAGAAAGGAACAGCTCAGGTAGGTGATAAGGTGAAGAGAATGGCTGAGGAGTGTAGAGATGGAGTTGGCAAGATCTCTCAGAGGTTCAAGACCTGA